TGGCGGCGACGAGGACGGGGATTTGCCGCTTGTCCTTCGAAGAAGACGAGACCGCGCTTCGCCTGCGCTTTCCGAACGCCACGATCGCGCCAGCCGATGCGGAGATGGCCTCGCTGATTTCGGGGGTGCTGACGGCGGTCGAAACGCCATCCGCCATGCCCGACCTGCCGATCGACGTCCGCGGGACGGCGTTCCAGGAAGCGGTATGGCGGGAGCTTCGCAAGATTCCGGTGGGCGAGACTCGAAGTTATGCCGACATCGCCGCCGCGGTCGGACAGCCCGGCGCAGTCCGCGCGGTGGGAACCGCGAACGGCGCCAATCCGGTCGCGATCCTCGTCCCGTGCCATCGGGTAATTCGATCGGACGGTTCGCTCGGCGGTTATGCGGGTGGTCTCGACCGGAAGCGCAAGTTGCTGGCTGGCGAGGGCGTGCGGCTTAACCAGCCAACACTCGACCTCTAGGCCGATCGGCGATAGCGTCGGACAATGAGGGATCGTCCGCAACCTGCCTCGGCCTGGCCGCGCTTTGCCTCGCGCGGACTGGAGCGGATGTGGGGCATTGGCCTGTCCTCACGGCCCGAGATCGATCCCGACGCGATCGTCGCGGCAGCCGTTCGACGCGAGGGACGCGAGCCCACCGAAGGATGCTGGCGCGACCGGTTGTCGATCCTGTGCCGCTCGATCAACGAGGAAGCGGCGCTCAACTCGCTCGGCCGGACGATCGCGTATGCCCAGTTGGTGAAGCTGGTGGCGGCGCGGATTCGCGCCGAGCGCTGGTTTGCACTCAACCCCGAAATCCGAAACCGGCCGCTTGCACCGCCCGTGATCATCGTCGGCCAGATGCGATCGGGGACGACGCGCATCCATCGCCTGCTTGCCTGTGATCCGCACTTCGCAACCAACCGCTTGTTCGAACAGTTCGATCCCGTCCCTTATCCGCAAAAAGTGCTGGGCGTGGATCGGCGGCGTCCAGCCGCTGCAGCGGTAAGCCTGGCGTTTCGCCTGTTCGAACCCGGCCTGTCGGCGATCCATCCCAGCTCCGCTGACGCGGTCGAGGAAGAATTCGGGCTTCATGCCTATTCCTTCTGGGGCCCGATGTTCGAGGGACAGTGGCGCGTCCCGTCCTTCGTCGATCATGTCGAACGGGCCGACCCCGCGCCAATCTATCGCGAGTTTGCCGACCTGCTTCGCCTGACCGGCTGGGCGCGCGGCGACGATCCAACGCGCCCGTGGCTGCTCAAGGCGCCGCAGTTCAGCCAGGAGCTGGGTGCCTTGATCGCGGCTTTCCCTGACGCGCGGATCGTCAACCTGTGCCGCCCGGCCGCTGACGTGGTCGCGTCGGGGGCGAGCCTGATCTGGCATCATGCGCGAGTTCAGTCGGACGCAGTCACCCGTCACGACATCGGCAATGAAGTGCTACGCAAGACCCGCCTTCGCGAAGACCGTCTTTCGGCGGCGCTGAGGACCTGCGACGTGGCGAAGCGTGTCGACCTGCATTTCGACGATGTCTCTCGTGACTGGCGACAGGCGATCCGCTCGATCTATCGGACCTTCAATCGCTCGCTGAGCGCCGACGTCGAGCGGCGAATGGAAGCTTTCGTCGCTCGTTCGACGGAGCATTTGGGGCATCGCTACTCGCTTGAAGACTTTGGTCTCGACCGCGCCTCGATCACCTCGGCCTTCACGCCGCGGCAGGTTTCGCCAGAGCTGACTTGAGCCGCGCCGTTTGATCGCGCGGATTTGTCGAGCCTAGAGGAAGCTGTAGGGGTCGACGTCGACCGCGACGCGGACCTTCGCGCTCCATTCGAC
Above is a genomic segment from Sphingomonas sp. LY29 containing:
- a CDS encoding sulfotransferase; this translates as MRDRPQPASAWPRFASRGLERMWGIGLSSRPEIDPDAIVAAAVRREGREPTEGCWRDRLSILCRSINEEAALNSLGRTIAYAQLVKLVAARIRAERWFALNPEIRNRPLAPPVIIVGQMRSGTTRIHRLLACDPHFATNRLFEQFDPVPYPQKVLGVDRRRPAAAAVSLAFRLFEPGLSAIHPSSADAVEEEFGLHAYSFWGPMFEGQWRVPSFVDHVERADPAPIYREFADLLRLTGWARGDDPTRPWLLKAPQFSQELGALIAAFPDARIVNLCRPAADVVASGASLIWHHARVQSDAVTRHDIGNEVLRKTRLREDRLSAALRTCDVAKRVDLHFDDVSRDWRQAIRSIYRTFNRSLSADVERRMEAFVARSTEHLGHRYSLEDFGLDRASITSAFTPRQVSPELT